The proteins below come from a single Spirochaetaceae bacterium genomic window:
- the mgtE gene encoding magnesium transporter → MENNQQKLIDAIQSKITAGSSNNLKAFLAGIDQLELLEAVEELNAEEQAIIFPLLPKDKAYFIFEQLATSDQHQLIDSFKGEEAQELVEELPPDDRVRLFDDLPKEEADKLLEGLSPKEQQSTNLLMSHQPQTAGRIMTTQYVNISPHISAHKALEKVKERAKEKETIYIIYVTDNLGKLVGALSLRELLTAEPGAKVSDFMKTSLITVQLDTDQEEVARLLQKLDLLAIPVVDEQDTLVGIVTVDDAMDILEAEATEDMLGKAGISSGLAKDQSKQSNTLINGSIWRIWRVRLPFLFLTLGGGLLAGSVIGAFEDVLEQVVFIAVFIPVIMGMGGNVGVQSSTIFLRGMILGHIREETLWRHILKEVTVGFSMGAVVGIIIGLIAWLWQGIPQLGLAIGLSLIIAMTVACFLGFMIPYLLAKLHIDQAAGTDPLITTIKDVLALLIYFSLVRLFLGYLL, encoded by the coding sequence ATGGAGAATAATCAACAAAAACTTATCGATGCTATACAAAGTAAAATTACCGCGGGCAGCAGTAACAATTTAAAGGCTTTTTTAGCCGGAATAGACCAACTGGAGTTACTAGAGGCCGTAGAAGAACTTAATGCCGAAGAACAAGCCATCATCTTTCCTTTGTTACCTAAAGATAAAGCTTATTTTATCTTTGAGCAGTTAGCAACCAGCGACCAGCACCAGCTTATCGATAGCTTTAAGGGCGAAGAAGCCCAAGAGCTGGTGGAAGAACTGCCGCCCGATGACCGTGTGCGTTTATTTGATGACTTGCCCAAAGAAGAGGCCGATAAGTTATTAGAGGGGTTATCGCCTAAAGAGCAGCAATCTACCAACTTATTAATGAGCCACCAGCCGCAAACGGCCGGCCGTATTATGACTACGCAGTATGTCAATATTTCCCCTCATATATCGGCCCACAAAGCTTTAGAAAAAGTTAAGGAAAGGGCCAAAGAAAAAGAGACTATCTACATAATTTATGTTACCGATAACTTAGGAAAACTGGTAGGAGCACTTTCGTTACGCGAATTACTTACCGCCGAGCCCGGAGCCAAAGTTAGTGATTTTATGAAAACTTCTTTAATTACCGTTCAGCTTGATACCGACCAAGAAGAGGTAGCCCGCCTTTTACAAAAGCTCGATTTACTGGCTATTCCAGTGGTAGATGAGCAAGATACGCTGGTGGGCATTGTTACCGTTGACGATGCTATGGATATTTTAGAGGCCGAAGCTACCGAAGATATGCTGGGTAAGGCCGGTATATCTTCCGGTCTTGCAAAAGACCAATCTAAACAAAGTAACACCCTCATTAATGGCTCTATTTGGCGAATATGGCGCGTGCGTTTACCTTTTTTATTTTTAACCTTAGGCGGCGGCCTGCTTGCCGGCAGCGTTATCGGCGCCTTTGAAGATGTGCTGGAACAGGTAGTGTTTATTGCCGTTTTTATTCCGGTTATTATGGGTATGGGCGGTAACGTTGGGGTGCAATCGTCTACCATCTTTTTACGCGGCATGATTTTGGGCCACATTCGGGAAGAGACCTTATGGCGGCATATCTTAAAAGAGGTTACCGTTGGCTTTAGTATGGGCGCTGTGGTGGGCATCATCATTGGTTTAATAGCGTGGTTATGGCAGGGCATACCGCAACTAGGTTTAGCTATTGGCCTTTCGTTAATTATTGCCATGACGGTGGCTTGCTTTTTGGGCTTTATGATTCCTTACCTACTTGCTAAATTACACATTGACCAAGCCGCCGGCACCGATCCGCTTATTACCACTATTAAAGATGTGCTGGCCCTGCTTATTTACTTTAGTTTGGTAAGGTTATTTTTAGGGTATTTGTTGTAA